In Centroberyx gerrardi isolate f3 chromosome 7, fCenGer3.hap1.cur.20231027, whole genome shotgun sequence, the sequence agtacatagacatattagacatcaaaatgtgcggctcattgaggaatcgtgtgctattacttttctaagagatccgtcgtaagctctttgagatattaatgattaaatggcatttttagacgcaatacacacccattgtaaaaggatgagaacctgagaaccgtgtggactcaatcacaggatcacagagccagaaattgaagtttggttttgtccttgtttctctgCGGAGATCGGGAGCCTCCCActcagtagctgaagctaaggtggaatcagatcagtatggatgtatttggacttttattctgtatattaaaagtctacagcggagtttttaatggctggcttgatgcattagGGACAGACGGacgcgctgcggagatcgggaggtatgtctggtttctcccacacagcagctgaatctaactgaagctacggtacacacacagagtatggtggtttctgcgcttcggccgacgcttaacggagcttctcacgagctcagttttgaagctagagcggagctttttttattagcggaaactagacatccagacgaacACGTAGGTACCAAccatgttatgtaacatagctccaaagtcggcgaagtttttgacaaaggtaaatgggtatgactattttcaaacgggtcccttgacctctcacatcaagatatctgaatggctcattagaaccgcaagagtcttagctttacagccatatctgacatatgtcagctacatagggtatatgagctccagggtactaaagacacagtgttctgcatgcagtgaaaacatgttattctcgcctttttttctttccctatttctgcacactgtggtacctaaacagtcatggaattgtagaaattgggcatggctacaaagctgagactcttgtgaatccaaagagcccaattgcattcatgtgtgattaaatatggcctcatagtaaccatttcaatgtgatgacagcattttttaaaacttgaccttactgtataaaattacatgaaatgaaatggtcgagctcattcatgtcagtgcttcgacacagccagcagatggcgacaaagaccatgagttccccacatgggctttctgtcagcctcggcGCCGACTTTGTGATGCATTTAggatccttggaaagctgggaatctgtagtttcgttcgataccaaacatgttgctgtgcagtgatgagaaaagtttcccagtgcctttgaacgcaactggctctgtttactgagtctagtctgtcaaaatgctaacaattgcaatgctgcaccgcttagcaaagctagtgaacgccaagtctaagggcaggggcattgcaagggcggcaagcacacttaaattttctttagaaaatttagccttttctagtttccattcattttccactGGATTTCTTGTCAAAGTTTTTTTGACCAtgttaataatttatttttaacttgAACTTTTCACCACAGTATCTCCTGCTGATGCATGATATATGATTtatgatttgaagattttataAAAATGTTTCCCTATTTTTTATAGACATTCTTTTGGCATTTTTTCACTAtattaattcattaaaaaaatcaaatgtatgTAAATTTTCTTATTCTTGTCACCATTGCTAGTTCTTATAGTGCCGTATACCtgggaaaaaaatctaatatttccatcaatgttaaatatttttttgcctCATTAAGCCGCTTTCATATGAAGCTTTTTAGAAAGTCCCACATGATGTCATCATCTTTATTCACAGTATGTGAATGAATGGACGTCACATACTGCTGTGTGAATGGACTTTCTATCTAAATAGTtgaatgtgtgttgctttgttttcatgaatcaaactaaatacacacttacatttcctcacacctggtttcaacctctgctctccaccatggtccacactgggggaataaacaaagtcagaccagcAGATTCTCTTTGATGATGGAAACATGGACATTTAATAACCTTCAATATGAATGAGTTTCCATACAGCATCAGTCATAACTGCTGTTAGACATTAATCAATActcctcatcttctcagtgtgacagagaaaatgtgtgtgactctcagccttctagcagacgttgcctctccagacctgagagagtccagtctccagtgtggatcctccagtccagcagagagcagcttcactcctgaggctcctggatgattgtagctcaggtccagctctctcagatgggaggggttggagctcagagctgaggccagagaagcacagccttcctctgtgagcagacagaaggacagcctgcacacacacacacacacacacacacacacacacacacacacacacacacacacacaccacacacagttAAGTTAGACAGTTAAGTTAATTACTTTTGCCTGCGTTTCTACATaacagttttatgttttttgataaGTTCTCAGTGTAAACTTTCTGTTTAAAACAAGATACATGTTAGATAAGTCAGTTTAGTCAGTTTGGCAGTTCTTGGATCAGTTTGCTGCAGAATCTTAGAAATCCTTTTTGGTATTTTAGGTCTCAACAACAGAGACAGCAAGGAGGGAAATCATGAAATATCCTGATAGAAAGCAGAAAACAGTTCATAGGGGACAGAAAGTAGAGTGAAAGGTTGTTACCACAATCATAAGAGCAGAGAAAATCCTCCACAGGTTAGGAATCTATTCACTGATGTTACTCTGTAAGTAAAGCAGGATTTAAATGGTCATGTGTTGACCAGGTTgaggaatcctgacctgagagtttccagtctacagtgtggactctccagtccagcagagagcagcttcagtcctgaatcctgcagctcgttgttactcaggtccagctctctcagactagaggactgggagctgagaactgaggccagagcttcacagcttctctctgacagctgacagtcactcagcctgaaggacaagaaaAGATATGGAAATATTATTCTCttatattttaatgtcaatattgtctgtgatttttctttcaaataatTACTGTTAATAATGTTGATTGATGTTTcccttatctaaaagcagagttcacAGTGTTCTTTGCATGGTGCTGTAGTTCATTGAACTGAGTGCAGCACTAACAAAGCCAGAGatgctggtttgattcccactgggttCACCCATGTTAAAACTGTATTCACACATGGTGCTGCAAGGTGATTTGGATCAATACATCCACCAAATGGTCTATGCTATGTTAtagggctgaacgatattgacaaaaaatctaattgcaatCATCATATAAACTGCGATTcaatatcatcacaagtttttcttgttttctttaagaactttaaaattgtttaaataaaagtgattttattaaaaaaatagatgtcagtgtgcaggatttactgagattgagtctgatgaaaggttttcaccaatactgtacttgattcatggaccaaataTTACCCAAAATATCTTGttgagaaatccattttggacgcttctctctcttaagcaattaactgcagactctgcgatttggaaatttcAGAAgttcaaattgcatttttttttagttaattGTTCAACTCTACTATATTTTGCTTTACAGAAAGCCATTAAAAAGAATGACAAGATATATGAAGCagatttaaagctacactaagcgattttccgaccactagagggagacagaaaccgcaacacattttgtaaacacacagcaaacctgctgtgctacagaagcccttaaggacaaaccgtgcataaaggctaatggctaaaacaaacgtacctacggagaaatgtcGCCGGtcaccagtctcactttgccagatttttctcccgctgaaggtcacatgacccacaatgacaagtgaagaggcaggtagcaagtttactagttgaaaacgtttcctcgctcgcttcatcgattccaacATTACGAGACTTTTTTTcaaggatgggagggggagagcgccgctttcatacagcgagagaggagacaagctagttttaaaaaaggaaatgcTGTTCGGTCCGAacttgacaacaagctttagaaaagaggtgaaaacaacaacacagctggcccgcgtgtgtggctacTGGTTTATATCAtgacgtctcacggaaatctccacatagcacacgttagtttcaggattggttacagggtctgaaatcactttgtgcaagtttaaaatgttttaaaagatgATAGTGAATTTGCCAGTCCAAGTCCCTCAGGAAAGCATTCCACAGTCTAGAGGCCATGATGGCAAAAGTGTTTTCACCTTTAGTCTGGAGTTTAGACTGAGTGTCAGTCAGAAGGACCTGAAGATCTCAGCTTGCTCTCCAGCTCAGACAGAACTAAGAGTTCTGCAGTGTAACTCAGGGCCAAAACTAGTCAAACTCTGTGAAATCTTAATATGAATTCTTCATCAGCAGGTACCCAGTGGAAATATGCTAAAACTGGGATATATGATCTCTGCTTCACACTAGTTAAAGTCCTAGCTGctctattctgaataagctggagatgtgacagtgaatcttgactgagacaggaagagagaggtgcagTAATATAAATGACATGAGATCAAAGCATGGAGGATCTTCTCTCAGTCCTCCAGGTTCATGGCTGTGTATGAATTTGGatcagaacaaaacacattctggAAAATCCAGAACATTATGTtcagtgaaattgaaaatgccaATGTAAAATGGTTCTGGAGTCCTGATGTAAAACCTGCAGAGTCTCTCTTTGCAGATtcaggaatactgacctgagagagtTTTGAGAGCAgggaccttagtttggagaaatgtgtcaaatcaattgaggaaaactgtgaatggatctgacctgagagtctccagtctacagtgtggactctccagtccagcagagagcagcttcagtcctgaatcctgcagctcgttgttactcaggtccagctctctcagactagaggactgggagctgagaactgaggccagagcttcacagcttctctctgacagctgacagacactcagcctgaaggacaagaaaagatatgaaaatattattctcttatattttaatgtcaatgttgtctgtgatttttctttcaaataattactgttaataatgttaattgaTGTTTcccttatct encodes:
- the LOC144539537 gene encoding uncharacterized protein LOC144539537 — encoded protein: MNQIRETSINIINSNYLKEKSQTTLTLKYKRIIFSYLFLSFRLSVCQLSERSCEALASVLSSQSSSLRELDLSNNELQDSGLKLLSAGLESPHCRLETLRLSDCQLSERSCEALASVLSSQSSSLRELDLSNNELQDSGLKLLSAGLESPHCRLETLRLSFCLLTEEGCASLASALSSNPSHLRELDLSYNHPGASGVKLLSAGLEDPHWRLDSLSVDHGGEQRLKPGVRKYACELTLDPNTANRNLFLSEDNREVTSVREEQPYPDHPERFDFWKQLLCRNGLTGRCYWEVEWKVEVNIGVTYRGISRRGEGVDCVLGWNEKSWSLYCTRDNYSVRHNNRETNISSLSSSGSNRVAVYLDWPAGSLSFYRVSSDSLIHIHTFHSTFTEPLYPGFGFWFGLFGSSVSLVR